The genomic interval ATCGTCTACAGCCAGGTAGAACAATACACCATTCCTCAATTTAGTCTGGTTTAGTTTCAGGGACAGAAATATTTCTTTGGCATGGTCCATTACCTCGCCTGGACACCGGGTTTCTACATGCACTTTTATTTCACCTGAGGTATTGGTTTCCGCTTCCCGGATTGCCTGCACAATTTGTTCTTTCTGGGCAGTACTAAAAAAGTTGATAGCCATACAGTTCGTCGTTCGTTGATAGTTATTGGTTGTTCGTTATCAGTAAGATTGAATAAAAAACTGGTTTATCAATTTATTTACAACCAATAACCAACAACGAACAAATATTTAAAACTCAACTGTTGGCGCTTTATCGGCTCCGGCCTGCGCTTCGAAAAATCCTTTTCGTTCGAACCCAAACATCCCGGCTGTCAGATTATTCGGGAAACTCCGGATATGCGTATTATATTCCTGAACCGCATCATTGAAGTTTTTCCGTTCTACAGAAATCCGGTTCTCTGTACCTTCGAGCTGTGCCTGTAATTCAAGAAAGTTCTGATTAGATTTCAAATCCGGATAACGTTCTACTGTTACGAGCAACCTCGATAAAGAAGAACTCAGGGCATCCTGTGCCTGCTGAAACTGTTGAATCCGTTCGGGAGTCAGGCTATCTGCACTGTTGATGTTGATAGAAGTAGCTTTTGCACGGGCATTTATTACTTCTGTCAGGGTTTCCCGTTCAAAGTTGGCTGCTCCTTTCACTGTATTCACCAGATTAGGAATCAGGTCTGCCCGGCGTTGGTAGGCATTTTGCACTTGCGCCCATTTACCGGAAACATTTTCCTCGCGGCTTACCATACCATTATATCCGCAGCCTGAAAAAGATATTAACAGTATGAAAGCGCCTATTGTGAAAAGAAATCCTTTTTTCATGTGTGTTGTGTTAGTTGGTTAGAGAACAATGTGACTTAAAGTTTGTTACCAAAAGTATGAAACGCATCTTAATATTCATAGTTGCTGTTATGCTTGTTAGTTGTTCTGTAAAGAGCGAAAAAAAAATTGATACAAACAACGTCACATTTACTACGACGGCCGACTCCAGGCTTTATTTTAAAAATGTACGCCAGATCTATTATGACCGCGAAGACCAGCAAAACACTAAGCTGGAAATATTCAGATTCGGCAAAAGAAATAAATCTGCTACAGTGCCTGTAATCAATGTAGCTTTGGTTAACAACTGGCGTTATGATGAGGCATACGTAATTATCGAGCCCAATGCTTATCTCGATACTGCTTCTCAAATAGAGGTATTCTGGCAAGAAAAAGCAAAGCCTGATGCAAAAGGTACCTATGTATTTGCATTTGGCAGTAAAGAAAATCACTTCCGGTTTGCTACCCAGCTGTATGAGAGCATACTCGCCAAACATACTTTACAACTGCAGGATAGCACAGGGAAACTGTTAAATTTATTTCAGACGGAAACAGACCGGGAAAATTTCCGAAAAGCCATGGTAGATTATTACCGGCTGGTAAATAAGTATTATTAAAAAACAGCGATGAATATAAGCTCATCGCTGTTTTTTACCATTATCTGCGGTAGCGGTTATTTTTGCTATCCCCTGAATCTTCATCGTCATCATCTCCAAAAGAACCCGGGCCGGAGAACATGCTGCTCAGCAGATCTTTGAATTGCAGGCCGGCTGTAAGCTGATTTTTGCTGAGCATGGAATATTCAGCTAAGCCGTGCAGGGCAAATTCCATCATGAAAAATTTAGTGGCTTCATCCTGTTTGCTGTGGTACTGGTCGATAAGTTCTCTCAGGCCTTTTACCCCATTTAAAGCGGCTTTGTAATCTTTATTGGAAAGGTCATTGAGCAAATCTATAGTATGCCCTTCGCCAAACCAGTCGGTAATTTTGCGGTAAGGATTTTCGCCTTTTGTTTTTTGCTGTTTTTTCAGCTTTTCCGGATCAGGAAAATATTGCAGGAA from Rhodocytophaga rosea carries:
- a CDS encoding LemA family protein, whose product is MKKGFLFTIGAFILLISFSGCGYNGMVSREENVSGKWAQVQNAYQRRADLIPNLVNTVKGAANFERETLTEVINARAKATSININSADSLTPERIQQFQQAQDALSSSLSRLLVTVERYPDLKSNQNFLELQAQLEGTENRISVERKNFNDAVQEYNTHIRSFPNNLTAGMFGFERKGFFEAQAGADKAPTVEF